The following are from one region of the Zymoseptoria tritici IPO323 chromosome 13, whole genome shotgun sequence genome:
- a CDS encoding 40S ribosomal protein S27 — MVLAVDLLNPTPQAEARKHKLKTLVPGPRSFFMDVKCPGCFTITTVFSHAQTVVVCAGCSQVLCQPTGGKARLTEGCSFRRK, encoded by the exons ATG GTTCTCGCCGTCGATCTCCTCAACCCAACGCCTCAGGCTGAGGCCCGCAAGCACAAGCTGAAG ACCCTCGTCCCAGGCCCACGCTCATTCTTCATGGACGTCAAGTGCCCCGGCTGCTTCACCATCACCACTGTCTTCTCGCACGCACAAACCGTCGTCGTCTGCGCCGGCTGCTCCCAGGTCCTCTGCCAGCCCACCGGTGGCAAGGCCCGCTTGACCGAGGGCTGCTCATTCAGGAGGAAGTAG